The Sulfurihydrogenibium sp. genome has a segment encoding these proteins:
- a CDS encoding YbaB/EbfC family nucleoid-associated protein encodes MFNFGDLAELMKQIQSIKENAEKTKEELKNEKIVVEVGGGMVKVVSDGLGTVLDLEIDKSLLNENEYPVLKDLLIAAINEVSEKSKEAIADKISKATGLPMNMSKFGGMF; translated from the coding sequence ATGTTTAACTTTGGAGATTTGGCTGAGTTAATGAAACAAATACAGAGTATAAAAGAAAATGCAGAAAAAACAAAGGAAGAGCTTAAAAATGAAAAAATAGTCGTTGAAGTTGGCGGAGGAATGGTAAAGGTTGTATCGGATGGTCTTGGAACAGTGTTAGATTTAGAAATAGATAAATCACTTCTTAATGAAAATGAATACCCAGTCTTAAAAGATTTGCTTATCGCGGCTATAAATGAAGTATCAGAAAAGTCTAAGGAAGCTATAGCAGATAAAATTTCTAAGGCAACAGGTCTTCCTATGAATATGTCTAAATTTGGTGGTATGTTTTGA
- a CDS encoding 4Fe-4S binding protein: MQEVRVELKDFRKERRNIFDIPAAGSILRNINFLNGVRLFLLFLVIYAIVYGFINPTKENLFTTGLFWGLFWPFFMIITLPTVGRFFCTVCPHGFLVRFFTKIGLNKNLPVKLKNPLIGLFVLILVYWFVVYTFPSVYNNPLPTALLFLGFTILAITVSFVFRNGVYCKYFCPIGSICTSFNRVGFTWLSTNHEDCLKCKKPDCAIACPYKFNPSKFDSKNSMEECTLCMECANACSSVRWEIRKWGHSLYEKIPKPQSFEVWTYILIIGVITITMKFHHGLSRTGLSDSLPWTIIGKYLDSIFHFPKGVDIVGFVALLMGIGSALLFSAVGFYIASKILNTDYTNLFNNIGYAFAPIMIVGGLSHALSFFFFDYYPHFVNGISQAFFLNITVEPLASRSDPWLRVFTIFNYIAGFWSLYLVHKRMSLFGFNLHPKYKLAFLFVSALPIFYILLSVFQQYAFMAYPPTFHHHHHH, encoded by the coding sequence ATGCAAGAGGTAAGAGTTGAATTAAAAGATTTTAGAAAAGAAAGAAGAAACATATTTGACATTCCTGCTGCTGGCAGTATATTAAGAAATATTAACTTTTTAAACGGTGTTAGGTTATTCTTACTTTTTTTAGTCATCTATGCAATCGTTTATGGCTTTATTAATCCTACCAAAGAAAACTTATTTACAACCGGTCTTTTTTGGGGTCTATTTTGGCCATTTTTCATGATTATCACACTTCCAACCGTTGGAAGGTTCTTTTGCACCGTTTGTCCTCATGGATTTTTAGTTAGATTTTTTACTAAGATAGGATTAAACAAAAACCTTCCAGTTAAACTGAAAAATCCTCTAATCGGTCTATTTGTACTGATTTTGGTTTATTGGTTTGTAGTATATACATTCCCATCTGTTTACAATAACCCACTTCCGACAGCTTTACTTTTCTTAGGCTTTACAATCTTAGCTATTACTGTATCGTTTGTATTTAGAAATGGTGTTTATTGTAAATATTTTTGTCCAATAGGCTCTATTTGTACATCTTTTAATAGAGTTGGCTTTACATGGCTCTCTACCAACCATGAAGACTGCTTAAAGTGTAAAAAGCCTGACTGTGCGATAGCTTGTCCGTATAAATTTAACCCATCCAAGTTTGACAGCAAAAACTCAATGGAAGAATGTACTCTCTGCATGGAATGTGCAAACGCTTGTAGCTCGGTAAGATGGGAGATTAGAAAATGGGGTCATTCTCTGTATGAAAAAATACCAAAACCTCAAAGCTTTGAAGTTTGGACTTACATCTTAATAATCGGCGTGATAACAATTACGATGAAGTTTCATCATGGCTTGTCAAGAACAGGACTTTCTGACTCTTTACCTTGGACAATAATCGGTAAATATTTAGACAGTATCTTTCATTTTCCAAAAGGCGTTGATATAGTTGGTTTTGTTGCTCTGTTGATGGGTATCGGGTCGGCTTTGCTCTTTAGTGCAGTTGGATTTTATATAGCATCAAAAATTTTAAACACTGATTATACGAACTTATTTAACAACATAGGTTATGCTTTTGCTCCAATCATGATTGTTGGGGGATTGTCTCATGCACTCTCATTTTTCTTCTTTGATTACTATCCACACTTTGTAAATGGAATATCCCAAGCGTTTTTTCTAAACATAACTGTAGAACCTCTTGCTTCAAGGTCAGACCCATGGCTAAGAGTCTTTACAATCTTTAACTACATAGCTGGCTTTTGGAGTTTATACTTGGTTCATAAAAGAATGTCTCTGTTTGGTTTTAATTTGCATCCAAAATACAAGTTAGCATTCTTATTTGTTTCCGCACTCCCGATATTTTATATTCTACTAAGTGTATTTCAGCAGTACGCATTTATGGCTTATCCGCCAACTTTCCACCATCACCATCACCATTGA
- the dnaX gene encoding DNA polymerase III subunit gamma/tau, whose product MTYEAFSRKYRPKSFKEVIGQEHVVKTLKNAVKLDRVSHAYIFSGPRGVGKTTIARILAKVLNCKNPVDYEPCNQCENCIEVDKGSFPDMYEIDAASNRGIDDIRMIRDNVGYQPIKGKYKVYIIDEAHMLTKEAFNALLKTLEEPPPRNIFILATTELYKIPETIKSRCQTFIFKPPTKEQIKNYLLRILNNEKIPYEEDAVELLAQELEGGMRDSASLLDQAVTYAEGKLTRKDVEEILGIVPYSYVQKFLRNIKELKVDENIKLIDTLEDEGYDINVFWKQLLEAIHKTLIDLALDKEDEIFSKEDLKSLIYLKTIFTKAYSEARTFFDPKQIYHLTILKTLYLDSIKKIEQLFAEGVQVVPKKEPEVVRQEIKPQEKQETKHQEETKPKEEQKQDLNKIISQIIKNEKVIAVIMKNAEIKEDENAVYIKVKSKSEEDVLRDNMSILTKYFSREIFISSPEEKKSKVKESKKDEAVEKVLELFPGSKIITYKKEDDNV is encoded by the coding sequence TTGACTTACGAAGCTTTTTCAAGAAAGTACAGACCAAAATCTTTTAAAGAAGTAATAGGTCAGGAGCATGTTGTTAAGACTTTAAAAAATGCTGTAAAGCTTGATAGGGTATCCCATGCTTACATCTTTTCTGGACCAAGAGGCGTTGGAAAAACAACCATAGCAAGAATCCTTGCGAAGGTCTTAAACTGTAAAAACCCGGTAGATTATGAACCTTGCAATCAGTGTGAAAACTGTATTGAAGTAGACAAAGGCTCTTTTCCGGACATGTATGAAATTGACGCAGCATCTAACAGAGGTATAGATGATATAAGAATGATTCGTGATAACGTTGGATACCAGCCAATAAAAGGAAAATACAAAGTATATATAATAGATGAAGCACATATGCTTACAAAAGAAGCATTTAACGCCCTTTTAAAAACCTTAGAAGAACCGCCACCAAGAAACATTTTTATCTTAGCAACAACAGAACTCTACAAAATACCAGAAACCATAAAATCAAGATGTCAAACATTTATATTTAAGCCACCAACAAAAGAGCAGATAAAAAACTATCTTTTGAGAATATTAAACAATGAAAAAATTCCATATGAAGAAGATGCAGTAGAACTATTAGCCCAAGAGCTTGAAGGTGGTATGAGAGATTCGGCAAGTCTTTTAGACCAAGCAGTAACTTATGCAGAAGGAAAGCTTACAAGAAAAGATGTAGAAGAAATTCTTGGAATAGTTCCATACAGCTATGTACAAAAGTTTTTAAGAAACATTAAAGAGTTAAAAGTTGATGAAAACATAAAATTGATTGATACACTTGAAGATGAAGGATATGATATAAACGTATTTTGGAAACAGCTTTTAGAAGCCATCCACAAAACACTTATAGACTTAGCACTTGATAAAGAAGATGAAATTTTCTCAAAAGAAGACTTAAAATCTCTTATTTATTTAAAAACCATTTTCACAAAAGCATACTCAGAAGCAAGAACATTTTTTGACCCAAAACAGATTTATCATCTAACAATTTTAAAAACGTTGTATTTAGACAGCATCAAAAAAATAGAACAGCTTTTTGCTGAAGGCGTTCAAGTTGTCCCTAAAAAAGAGCCTGAAGTAGTAAGACAAGAAATTAAACCGCAAGAAAAACAAGAAACTAAACACCAAGAAGAGACAAAGCCAAAAGAAGAGCAAAAACAGGATTTAAACAAAATCATTAGTCAGATTATAAAAAATGAAAAAGTCATAGCAGTAATAATGAAAAACGCAGAAATTAAAGAAGATGAAAATGCAGTTTACATAAAAGTTAAATCAAAAAGCGAAGAAGACGTTTTAAGAGACAATATGAGCATTTTAACTAAATACTTCAGCAGAGAAATATTTATATCATCTCCGGAAGAAAAAAAAAGTAAAGTTAAAGAATCTAAAAAAGATGAGGCAGTAGAAAAGGTTTTAGAGCTTTTCCCTGGTTCAAAAATAATCACTTACAAAAAGGAGGATGACAATGTTTAA
- a CDS encoding biopolymer transporter ExbD: protein MKLIDENEKEISEINMIPLVDIVLVILIIFMATATFMVEGKIPLDLPKAKTGEPAKSTQKRIEITIKKDGIYFEGQKVNPEELKQKLQAVKTDENQVVALRSEKDVIFQDVVTVIDVCRQVGLEKYIIETKKE from the coding sequence ATGAAGCTTATTGACGAAAATGAAAAAGAAATATCTGAAATAAACATGATTCCTTTGGTAGATATAGTCTTAGTTATCTTAATCATTTTTATGGCAACTGCTACATTTATGGTAGAAGGAAAGATTCCTCTTGACCTTCCAAAAGCAAAAACAGGAGAACCTGCAAAATCTACACAAAAAAGAATAGAAATAACAATCAAAAAAGATGGCATATATTTTGAAGGGCAAAAAGTAAACCCGGAAGAGCTTAAGCAAAAACTTCAAGCAGTTAAAACAGATGAAAATCAAGTAGTTGCTTTAAGGTCAGAAAAGGATGTAATTTTTCAAGATGTTGTAACAGTTATAGATGTTTGTAGACAGGTAGGATTAGAAAAGTACATCATAGAGACAAAAAAAGAATAG
- a CDS encoding MotA/TolQ/ExbB proton channel family protein: MSITEIVLKLALIGGDPVLYILLIMSIINFAIIIERFITYKTIEKNLTKFEPLELKISLEKRLGILATFGNNAPFIGLFGTVLGIIKAFHSLSTSTEFGVRVVMAGISEALVATAMGLFVAIPAVIAYNYFVRKAKFLMMVYEESKK, from the coding sequence ATGAGTATTACAGAAATAGTTTTAAAGCTTGCCTTAATCGGTGGAGACCCTGTTCTTTATATCTTGCTTATCATGAGCATTATTAACTTTGCGATAATCATTGAGAGATTTATCACTTACAAAACGATAGAAAAAAACTTAACAAAGTTTGAACCGTTAGAGTTAAAAATATCCTTAGAAAAAAGACTTGGAATTTTAGCAACTTTTGGAAACAACGCACCGTTTATAGGCTTGTTTGGAACAGTTTTAGGAATAATAAAAGCATTTCATAGCCTTTCAACCTCAACAGAGTTTGGAGTTAGAGTTGTAATGGCAGGAATATCAGAAGCATTAGTAGCAACCGCAATGGGTCTTTTTGTAGCAATTCCTGCTGTTATAGCTTACAACTACTTTGTAAGAAAGGCAAAATTTTTAATGATGGTCTACGAAGAGTCTAAAAAGTAA
- a CDS encoding energy transducer TonB — MNFKKEKLLVISLVLSLLIHVLLFSSFFLLKPKPKEEKEKIITVSLDEDFKKEFKPQVEEKKIIQKNEALAQSKPLPKIEEKKIAQQKETLPPPQPALKPQPEKPEPIIKPESETPKQEAQKPQEKQNTQQPTQQNPPQTQSTQQTQPTPAQTPKTESTPIDLSKGRPDQFKQPEKKEEDIDGYLKELIRYLNQQARERDLYPPIAKRLKIEGQVIIRVTINEDGTIDENSIKIVESSGYNILDKGAIEILKKLQPYKKPPKRITVEIPIVFQIIYM, encoded by the coding sequence ATGAACTTTAAGAAAGAAAAACTCTTAGTTATTTCCTTAGTATTATCTTTGTTAATCCATGTACTGCTCTTTAGCTCATTTTTCCTGCTCAAACCCAAGCCAAAAGAAGAAAAAGAAAAAATAATTACAGTAAGTCTTGATGAAGACTTTAAAAAAGAGTTTAAACCACAGGTAGAAGAGAAAAAGATAATACAGAAAAATGAAGCATTAGCGCAATCTAAACCTTTACCAAAGATAGAAGAAAAAAAGATAGCGCAACAAAAAGAAACATTGCCACCACCACAACCTGCACTAAAGCCACAGCCAGAAAAACCTGAACCTATTATCAAACCAGAATCAGAAACACCAAAACAAGAAGCTCAAAAACCGCAAGAAAAACAAAACACTCAGCAACCTACACAGCAAAATCCGCCACAAACTCAATCAACTCAACAAACACAACCTACCCCAGCACAGACACCAAAAACAGAATCAACACCGATAGACTTATCAAAAGGAAGACCAGACCAATTTAAACAACCGGAGAAAAAGGAAGAAGATATAGACGGCTATCTTAAAGAATTGATAAGATATCTAAATCAACAGGCAAGAGAGAGAGATTTATATCCACCAATTGCTAAAAGGTTAAAGATAGAAGGTCAAGTAATTATAAGGGTAACTATAAATGAAGATGGAACAATAGACGAAAACTCTATAAAAATAGTAGAATCAAGCGGATATAACATTCTTGACAAAGGAGCCATTGAGATTTTAAAGAAATTACAACCATACAAAAAACCGCCAAAGAGAATAACAGTAGAAATTCCGATAGTATTTCAGATTATTTATATGTAG